In bacterium, the genomic window TTCGCCGGGGCGGACACGACGATCGTCACCAACTGCCGCGTCGAGTTGAATCCACAGGCGACGTTCCACAACATGGGGAATATGACCGTGATCGCGAGCGAGATCCTGCAGAGGAACGACATCTATTCCGGAGAAAACAAGACGATCACCCTCCGGGCCGGCCGGTCGGTGGAGGTGAAACCGGCCTCGAAGGTCACCCTGTCGGTCGTCGTGGAGAGCCCCTCGGTGATCTATCGCGGGGACGTGAACTCGAGCGTGGCGAGCGTCGGTCTGTGCGGGAACGACGTCGAGATGAAACCCGCCTCGTTGATGAAGGCCGGCGAGGTCTTCATGCAGGCGGCGGACAGCCTGATCCTGAGGGGGGATATTGCGGGGGCCGCAGTGGTCACCCTCCTCTCGAGCGGCTCGGCGGAACTCCGGCCCACCGATAAGATCGGCACCTCCAGCGATCCCGCCGGCAGCGTAACAATCCACGTCAACGGCCATTTTGACGACCGCGGCGACATCACCGCGGCGACATCGGAGATCGTCACGGGCAGCTTCACGCTGTGGCCGGCGCACTCCTTCGAGGTGGACAATATGTGCACGATCAGTGGAACCATGGCGTTGGGATCAACGGGAATCAACGGGACCTGCGTACCCGGCATTCAATAATGCCGCCTACCGCGGCACGTTGCGCCCTAAGCTTTGCTTAGGACGTAATGGAAAACAGACAGGAGGAGAGGGACAATGAAAACACTCGGACTCATCTTGACTCTGGTTTTGGGCCTGTCGGTCGCCTCTCCTTCCGTCCGCGCGTCGGATTACGACGGGGACGGGGTGGCGGAGGACGACGGGCTGGACAACTGTCCCGGCGTCCCGAATCCCGATCAGCTGAATACCGACGGCGATTCCGAAGGGGACGTCTGCGACGACGACGACGACGGAGACGGCGTACCCGACGTTTCGGACCCGAGTCCCAAGGACTCAAGTGTGCCTTAAAGTCCCTGGCCGGATGTGATACAAGTAACCTGTGAAGATCGGCGTCATGACGGGAGGCGGGGACTGTTCGGGCTTGAACGCCGCGATCCGCGCCGTCGTCCGGGCGGCCGAACGGAAAGGCCACAAGGTCGTCGGCGTCCTTTCCGGGTGGAAGGGGCTACTTGAAAGATCCTACCGACCCTTGAGCCTCTCCGACACCTCCGGACTCCTCTCCCTCGGCGGGACGATCCTGGGGAG contains:
- a CDS encoding thrombospondin type 3 repeat-containing protein, coding for MKTLGLILTLVLGLSVASPSVRASDYDGDGVAEDDGLDNCPGVPNPDQLNTDGDSEGDVCDDDDDGDGVPDVSDPSPKDSSVP